The Ptychodera flava strain L36383 chromosome 14, AS_Pfla_20210202, whole genome shotgun sequence genome segment TTTGACCTCGAGTCCAACAGTCCACTCAGTCCGAACATCGTTCATTGATAGGTGCCATAGGTTGATGTGAGAGAGTTCACAGAAAATGTATTCCTCTCCATAGGAGAGGAAAACGTTGATGACAAAATAGCAGGTGAAAATAAGTGAATTCAATTTGCCATGTTGCCATCATGCTGTGTTGATAATATGTATTATTGCTCAGGTTTGGGAAGATAGGTAAATGGGCTTGGAACCCTAGTACCATATCTCCTATGTTTCTGATATACTTTACATTGGTATACCTAGGGTAACTCTTGTAAAATGACTGGGATCAACTGTGGTAAAACTGCCTGGGTTTGTCTCTTAACAAAAGTGCTGTATGTGGATTGACCATCATGAAAAGGTCACATCTTCGATGTTCAATGACCCAAGAGTGCCTAAAATTTGACAGTAGTCATTAATTATTTAGTTTGTAGCTGAATATTACATTTAAGAGGTGTGAATGGCTACTCTATAATTTGCTGCTGACCAAACATACATTGAACCAGGTTACAATTTAAATGTCTATTTATATAAGTATTTTTTATGTGTTCACCAAAGTTGATAAACAGATGGTAATTCAATTTACACATAGATATTGACTGTGGCTACTGTGTGGCAGTGTAGGTGGTTTCAGTGAGGACACCTCAATATCTGTGTGTTAATACTTAATTTGAAATCTAATGTAGACAATTAGTgaacagatacatgtatgtgcacagGTTTTCTAGCCAAAAGGCTGTACCCTGGTAAATGGTGTGAGTGATCTCGGTGGTAATTTTTACCTTGGGATGGTGCCCTAGATATGGCTAGCAGTCATGTTATGTTCCATAATAAATGTTATATGATTTCCCAAACCATTAAACTACAGTCCTCAACTTGGCAAAAACATTGTTCTTTCAATGATTGAACTTAGCGCTGAAAGAGTTCAGTAGTAAACAATTTGTATATTCTGTCAACTGAGTTAAATATGATAACAATAAAAAAGTTCAATGGTTAATGAATTGTCTATCTTCTCTGCTAAGTGAGTTACATAACAAGACGTGCTTGTGGCACAAGTTGAGTTTCCTTGGTATGCTGTTGAGAGTGTTGAATTAAGTCACTCCCCCACATCAAGGGCCCTCCAACATGTTTTAGAGTACTActtgggctaatgtgcagcgtcTCAGAATCTGTTATCCAACGTGTTGGCTGAACCTTAccattataattgaataatacaaatagcaAAAAGTGACATCTCGTGTTGTGTTTTATATCTAGCTTACCCTATACTGTCAAAGAAACGTGCAACATCCTTATTTGCCCTTGTGAGCTGCGTTCTTAATCTACCCAACACAAGCTGCTGTTTATCACTGATAACTTTATATAcaaacagtgtacatgtaccttgtgactttaaagggccattagctttgatgatttttgaactgtttttgttttttgaagtcAAGAATACAGACACAGATATTGTCAACTCGATGCTCTCTCCACTCTGACCCTTTCATGTATGTTTGTCATTGGCACATTTCCAAGTTGTTTCTGTCATAACATATCAGTTTTCCATTGCAAATGAGGACTTCTAAGCAACTGTGACAGATAAAGTTTGTCCTTTCCACACTTGGTGTGAAAACTAAAAGAGAGGCTCTGGACTGTAGAGTTATGTCATTTTCATATCCAGGATATGCAAATCAGATGGCTAACATACAGAACTGTCACCGTAGATTAAAACTTCTTTTGATCTGTCTCTCCAGGTTTGGGCTTTAATATCCGCGGCGGCACTGACCAGCCTTACATTGCAAATGATGATGGTATTTTTGTGACCAAGATCAGAGACGACGGTGCAGCAGCAAAAGATGGCACACTACAACTGGGCGATAAAATTCTGAAGGTATGGCTCTTGGTTATCATTCTGGTGAAGTGCAGAGATTGATGGTCTGATCAACAGTCGCCCGCATCAGAAAATTTGTTCATGATGACAAATAAACCTTGTTCTGTAATGCTTGTGAACAAGGAGCACTATTTTAGGCAGATAAGCAGATGACATATTCCAGAAACAATAGGGCAATGTGTAATTAAGTTATTTTTATGTAATCTTTGTACCATACAGAAAGAAGTATCAACTGTCCTCATAGAGATATGCGACAACGTGATATTGATGAGTGATGATGTTGCTATGGTGAAATTTGGAAATAATGACTGCTATTGAAATACAGCTAATTGAATCATACAATGATTTATCCTTGTCATGTTTCCATTCTCACTTTGTTATCCCTTTTACCCCTCTTGTTTTGATAGATAAATGATCAAAGCGTTGAAAATGTCAAGCATGACACCGCTGTGGATCTGTTCATTCACGCTGGAAACAATGTGAGACTACTCGTACAGCAAGGTGCTGAAAGAGCAATAATGGTAAGGCAACATTGCTTCACCGAAGTACGAAGCATCAGTGTTTCGTTAATATTCAGTGATATAAGCTTTCATGTGGCTATTGCAGCCTGGTGTAGTACAGTTTACAATCCATGGGTATATGTGTATGTCATTATGTAAAAAATTGCTGAACCTTTTGGTGgatccatagaccctcgagaaaacctGAGGATCTATGGTTGATCCATTTGTGGACAGAACTTGTACCCAAACGAGCAAAGCAAACTAGCAGGGGTCTTTACTTCAATCACTTGTGTTCAGAACAGTTAATGCCATGGGGCACGCTTTTCTAACAACTTGCTTTAACCATGTATGAGTGAATGAAccctattttcattttattcttgAGAGATATCATCAGTCAGTGAGCAAATGACTGATGCTTGTTGTAGGGGATTGACAACTGCGATGTGTGTACCAGTATGAAACAATTCAACATTTCAGGCATCTATgttttcacaagaaaatcacctGAGCTGTGCTTTGATGATGTTACAAATTCCAAAttccatttttttgaaatatattttattaaactGACTGACTTGTTCTGTCATTGCGGTTCTCTCAGAAAACCTGTATGTACACCTGATTCTAGGACTTATGCTCTGGCTATACACAAGCTAGTAATGTATTTTACTGCTGTACATCAGATGCTATGTCTGTTCACTTGCTTTTTTCCCCATGTAGTTTACATGTTCTGGTACTCAAACCATCTGCTGCCTCAGCTGAGCTGTAGTCTTGAGTTGGAATGACTTTCTGTGAATTGTACTTAAATTCTCACTGTAATAGAATtttattcagaatatgtcaTCCAGCAGTACAAGAGACATTTTGCTGAATTTGCACCAATCTTTTTGTACTGTTGTCCACTGACCTTGATACCATCATTATatagagaatattttttttttgcttgtttAAGAAAGACCACAGACTGCTTTTTAAGAACATAAAATTTTGCATTGTGGTGTTCCATCCAGCAGCGTAGAATGCCACTGCCCTCATATGTTTGATTTGAAAAGCTTGTTGGTGTatgttacaaaatttcatgCACAGATTGGTGTAGTTCCAAATTATTCGGTATGAGCATTGATAATCATGTAGTAATCGATCActgttgtaaatgtttgagtgatttatgcattGTAATGAGCCTCTTTTACTGAactcttaaagggacaaagtcagccatttttcatgaattttgtttgatacgagatactaatattgtttgacaggttgaaagataatgaatgaatgggtgaccatgcatatatatttgaccccggctttaggcaaattaaatgaaaccatgacaaaaatgaattaatggtcatgactattaattcattttcacgatggtttcatgtatcgtgtctaaaaccagggtcaaatatatgcatggtcacccatttattcagtatctttcaacatgtcaaacaatataagtagtggAAAATATGTTGTTCATATAAGTAAGtataatataagtagtatctcgtatcaaacaaaattcatgaaaaatggccgactttgtccctttactAATAAGTCATTATAAACAGATTCGTCAGTGTTTACTTCATGAAGTAAATGGATGTTTCATAGCTTGTTTCGTGTCTTCATTTACTGAGTAAACTTTTGACATAGGGGTTCACATCATGACAAGTGAAAGTAAAAAAATTGCAAGAAAATTTGAATGATCAGAAAACTATTAACTAATGCTTACAATACATTATTTTGATCTTTCTTTCCCATTTCAAGAGGTACTACATGTTCTGATGCAAGTTACCTTGAAAGAGGAGAATTATAATATTCTTTGATCACCAAATGGAAGTGAACCCAAAAGCTGTCAACCTAGAAAATTCTGTAAATTGTTTTATGTTGCATAAATGAACTAATGACTTCATTCAAGAGAGAAGGTCACCTAGGGGGGCCTctaaattctttgtttgattATTCTGCAGGAAAAGAGTGACGTTTCTACCAACAGTAGACCAGAACCCGAACCAGAAAGTTCTTTCAGTACGTGGACGACGGTCTCGATTGTTGTTGGTGCAGTTCTAGTCGCGGGAGTTTTGTACGGATTCAAATACAGAGGTCGGTAGCggcttgaaaatgaaagtgtaacTGGAGAACACACAGAACTCTTCTCCCCATTTTGAAGTACTTCTAAAATCCATTTTGTGAGTTTGACCACAATTCGTACTAATCCATGTATTATGAAAGATTTACCAAGTAGACTGAGATGTgaattttgtcacttttcagATGCCAAATAAGAAACATTCAGTGTAATAAATAACATGTGCAGTTTTTAAAAGATTAGTTTATTTGTCATTGGCGAACTTATATGGAAAAACCTGTGATGAAAGTACTTGAAGAagaattaaataatttttatataatgTAAAATGCTCATTGTATAATCCAATTATCCCCCTGTGCAACTTTATGgagacagcgccctcacatttaTGCAGTAACTTTCTCATCATGCTCTGGCTTTTTAACCATGGCACTGTGCTTCAACATAGAGAGTGGAGCAGaacctccactgtctatggctTAAAATGAGAGCAGATTGTGAATAAAAGAAACGCTCTCTTAGTGCCACTTGTATTTTTTATCTGTATGCATTCTGTTGTAATGAAATCAATGTaggatttgaaatttattgtcaGCCTAAAGAAAATAGTAATAAGATATTATGCTACTGTGGATGATTGTATTCAGTGACAGTATGGTATATAGTATTCACAGACCATGGTTTTAAGGCCTATAGGCCCTCTTCTGAGGCCCAGCCAACCCTTTGCTTTGTACAGGCATGGTCCACAAGTGCTCAAGCTCTCTCTTCGGTACATttagtgaaatcatttcaaCAGAGAGAATATGTGACAGCAAGTCACACAGACATTAGAGTGTATACATTTTCAATGCACATGTAAGGACGATTGAATTGCTAGAAAGCTATATCCCACCTGGTGAGCAAGATTCCAAATTTACCATTGAAGCTTTGAGAGatgtttttgtaaaatgaatTTGCAGGTGTCAGTTCGCAGGAAGTTGACTTTTGCCACATTGAATGTTCATGTTTGTCTTGAGTATGTAAATTTATTCATTCAGCTTTAAATAAGAATTTAATCCATATATAATTATCCATTGTGCCACAGTCCTCCACAATTTTGCAAGCCGTTGATATCGTGTCATTTGATTTTCCCAGGATAGTAAATGTAGTGCAGATATCAGTCTGCTTACTTGTACTGTATTGTCATAGATTTACTCTGACAGAGATCTCATGGATACAGTGTAAACAGAGACAGTGAAGCAGTAATTGTTTACAATTTGAGGTCCCTGTGAAGCTCAGAAAGGTTGGCACAGTCAAGTATTAAAAACATCTGTACAAAAATTGCTTTTTCATTACATGAATGCATGTCTTATTCTTGTTTGAAGATGTGCATTTGATTATGAAGTGTAAATTGTTTTCCACATTTGCACATCACCagtacttttcttttttttatcgTGCGAAAGTTACTCTAAATGATCTAACATTGAATTAACAAGCTCATgtattgttgtattgttgtatttttattattcaAAGTGCAGATTCCTTTTGTAAGAGGTCAGGGAGACAACATGCATGCTGTCAGTGTCAGCTGTCATTTATAGCAGGTTAAaaaggcatggttcaggcgtcagattgtcttgccaggaaatttacttactagattacaatttcaatggaaataaAAGGCcatgacaccttcataatcttcttacagactagaacaaactcaaTCCCTGGGATTGATTCCCCTACCTTTAAGGAGACACATAAAAGTTACTGTTAGATAGACCATCACTTCAGCGTGTGCTAGTGATTGTGAGTCCTGCACAAGCTTCAGCATACTAAGGCACGGATAACAACATTTCTGTACTAGGATGGTTATCCCCTAAATATTGCCCCCACcaatcaattttattcaaacctGACGAAAAAGATTTTGAGACAAAACCTGACAGCCTGCTTATTTAGCTTTCCCAATTTCAATGTAGTACTGGGTAACTGTGCAATACCCTTCAGACTGAAACACAAAGTCATATACATATTTCCCCCTTTGAAAAGTTATGTTGCCTGGGACCAGAATACCTGAGTACTTCTCAATGCTACTTTTTTGTGACAGTGTATGACATATATTTGGTACAGAGTTTGCTTGTGATGTTTATAGTCCATGGTACTCGTGCCAAGTTgtgtcatatcatatcatgggTATCTGGTTTTCAGAATACTGTCGCATTAgtcatttttacaatacattCCTGCAAGGCTGACACTGTGTATATCCCTTCTACTTTCATGCTTTGTTGACTTCCATTTTTCGAATAAAGTTCTGTAAGCTATCTTTCCAActcaaatttcttttgaataatgAACCTATTTGCATTGACTTTGTGAAACTCGAAATGATGAGGAAGGTTTTGTTCACTGAGTCAAACATCtttacaatatttgtaaatcttTACAAGGAAATTTTTGGAGTTACAGGTAATAAATGATAAGTGGTATCAGAAAAGTGCCTTGGCTGAATCAGGGTGCTGTCAATTTGCAGTCAGGTGGTTTAGGCTGGGGGAGGGGCGATACGGTAATGTAACATGATAGATCAGGGTTGAAGTGTGTAGGAATGTATAAAAAGTAAGATTTCATATCAACTTAAAAGACAACAGAAGGCACCTTCAAAATAGTTCTACAAACAATATTTCATCCCACCGTACTAGTGTAGAGGACCAATTGTGTCATTCAGGATATGGAGGCCTCAACCTGGAGGTGTGATGGGAAAACAATGTAAACGACAAGTGTTGGATGGAAAGCACAAGCATAATTTTCTGTTgatgttttaaccctttcacccccagttccatgtatacaggtccaactttaccatagaaaacaatggatttgggacaaaccatggtggtgaaagggttaaatcttAAATTTTTGTCAAGTGTACCAGTTGTCACAGAAACGGTATCTAGGGGGAGGAGATAGGGTGTGCCactgttttgttcattttaatttttattaatgCCTGTTTCTCGGGATAGGTAATATTATGTCTTGGTATATGTAAGGACTGCTTTGTGAGtgtgcattatttcatttttttcaatgcaCCATACACTGAATGCAAGTTATGATgtgttttttaaatgtttgtacaAGTCGTACATCTTCAATGTGCAACATTTCTTTTGAGTACAGGAAACTCTTTAATTATCTATGGCTTTACTAAAGAGATGATCTCAATTATGCCAATGCCAACAAAAACTGAATGTAAAAATTGGAAGTAATTTTGCCAGCATGGATTTATCACAAATCCAGTGATAcaatgtattttaaatatacTGCTACAGAGATCAATTTAAATGTAGAAGGATAGAGATAGAATTCATTACATCTTAGAATGCCTCTTCAAAGctttgttgaaaagaaaaactttgTTGAAAAGACTCAGAGATGGCAATAGGCAGCATAATGTTGAAAAAATGCTTTTGAGCATTGCATACTTCAAATTGACTTTTATGTATATTGTCAGATCTTAATAAAAAAGTTGTCAAACAGTAAGATTTTGTCTTTCTCGTGATTTTGTCCACAAGAGTACATGGTTTGGGTTCTCATCATACCGCAAGCTACCAACAATCCCTTTATACCCCAGACTGGCCTTGTATTCTGTGCGTAGTACACACAGTATCATGGGCAAGTGCTACAGGAGCAAGAGAGATGATATGGAGTAGATGTTCCACACCTCCCATACCTGTATCAAAACtattacaaaaacatattcaaCTGACCAATGATCACAGGGTCAACCTGCGTAATATACCTACTCTGGATTGAAATGACATGCATTGGTGCTGAAGTGTGATATGGACACaagacaaaaagaaatgtgaatGCAATACAACCAAAGGCATATGTACCAGTAGGTTGTTTTCATGAATTATCCCTATGTACTTCCCGAACAAGaatgcatatttgtattcaaTGGTTTGCTTTATAACAGTTCATTTAAGGTCTATTTCACATTATACTCAATACTGTGTAAAAGTAACTCTTCTAACATGAAGGAATAATGAGCAGATATTATATTCCTAAAGTTGAGAACACTCAGGTGTTCCATCAAGGATGAGAGATGAGGTTGTATTGCGCCCTCTAACCGTCCCTTCATGTAAACTTTGGCATGtttggtatacatgtatttgagtGAGCCGCCTATCCTATGGGCCGCTGTTACTCCAGTCTGGTGTATCTGTCCAGCAACACGGCCAAGCTTGGAAGAAGTGTAGTTTGTTTCCATCTGATGTCTACAAATAGTACAATTAAAAGCAAATCTGTGCACTGTAAATGTCATTGAATTTCACTCATGATATTTTGGTTAATTCCACTTAATTAGGAGATGCTGCCTACGGTTGAGTTGGTCTTGCTACCCTTAAAGCTTGACatctttttcaagttgaaaaaaaaaggtgTATCGAATATATGCAGTTTCCACATGTATTTGCATCATAATGATATCTGTGCTTTCATATTGTGCATGGCACACAATGTACTGATAGTCTGTCTTGATGAATACTgtaatatagggttattcacaaaatacggccctgtatggacaagggctcagtgagtgacgtattggacgagccgaaggcgagtccaatacgtcactcactgagcccgagtccatacagggccgtattttgtgtataaccctattattatacacctccctccattaatcgtccgtatgaactaattctatggtaaattttgagggatgcggcacgcgcgatatgagtggaacgcgcgcgattgctctgtagtacaagtcccttgcgttggcacgaagccaattaattttcagtgcagctcaagcaaactttgctgaatattttcaatttaatttgtttttaaaataaaaatcaattgcatttggACTCCGTTTTTGTTTAGCATGTTTTAACCCTTATACTAcaaatacattttggtggaagatgttattatgtctataactctccgtaaaatagtttgttacATCCGATAATCACTAGGTCACGTCAAACAGGCGCATcacgcgtctcccgtattcgggactccgcgtactatacaaaatacagaaagttattggacgatcaaactcccataggttacggcagtaggtgtatagtAATACTCtatatttgcatttcatttcacaacaaaaaCACATGCTTGACCTACCTCACTGTAATATCAAGTGCTTCAAAGGCTGGCAAATCGTAGTCCTCCACGCCAAAGGCAATTCATTCACGCATTGCTCTGTGGTGTTATATATGTCCTGTGAAAATTACCTCAACATGTCTATGGTGTTGCAAATTGCAAACACAAGGAGAACATGTTAGTTACTACAGTAACTGACTATGGAGGCCCACACAAGTGTTATTTCCTAAGCCCACATAAATATAATTTCCTGCAGTCTTTCTTTCCAAAAGAAATTTCAAGTGCAAATTGTGGCCCTTTGTGTTAACCTCAGCTTCAATGCCTCATTACCTCATTGAGAGATGCACCATCAGATCTTGGATCTGAATGGATGTGCAATTTTCTGTCCTTcaaagctgggaaatgtatttTCTTTGTAGAAGACATGGCATATATATGTCCTTCCATATCTCTTTCCTATCATTATAATATATTCTTCAGAGGCAGCAGAGCTGAAATTTTCTTCACAAGTTTCACTGGGTATATTTTGCATTGTCACTTTTTCAGTTTGCACAAGAAAAGTTCTGCCTTTCAGATGCCAAAACCTGGTGTCGCACATTCACATGCCTAATTTTGACACCACACATATTGTGCTGGTCACTGGAATGAAGATGCAAATACTCCTCAGAGGAAAACAGATGTGccagtttttaaaatgaaacctTCACTTTGTGCAAGGGTGAATACATACACAGTGTCTATAATCCATCCCATCCTATCTACAAATGGAATGGAAATTGCTGGTGAGATCAAAAGTAAAAGCTTGGCAAATTCAAGGTTATGATGTGATTTTTTATTGCAGAGTTTGGAAATCACAACTTGCCTAAGCTTTACAAGGAAAAGCCTGATTAAACCATGATCATGTGGTCATAGCAGCCCACAGAGTGATGAATAAGATCTTTGAGCTGCTGAAAGAATGATTGTAACTACTACATAGCTAAGGAGTGTTGAACAAAACacatttgaccaaaaaaaatcataaaacttGCCGGCTCATGATGGCAAGAAATAATGTAAAGACCTGAGAGTTCATCATCTGTCCCTAAGAATCATTCTCAATTGGCTTGTGTAGCTTTCAACAAACCTGAGTGTGAAAAGTTTTGGTGAGCCTTTTTTTGACTTGATAGTACGAGTATAAAAGTTAAGGTGTACATACAGACATTCAAACTGAACCTCTAAAAGTGGTCCTTAAATTGCTGTTTGAGCTTTTTCTACTTTGATTTCTCTTCACATGTCTATAAGAGTTTTATTCTGATGACCCTGATATACATTACATGTGAACACTTCAAAAATATGAGTCTGTTTCATGGATGAGCACACCCATTTAGTAATGGAATGGCCAAAGATCTAGTATTCTGGGGAATCCAGTAGTCCTATAGTCTAGAGTTTGGCTGTCCTACGACGTAAAAgcatttttattgtaatattcCATTACCACTCATAGGTCTACTGGCCAAGCATTGAAAATTcagttttggacaaaaattcTGGATGACCTTGATCTTGGAGCTGATAATTCTGGGCATTCAGtatgtcaatt includes the following:
- the LOC139150014 gene encoding synaptojanin-2-binding protein-like produces the protein MDLPTVEIELERGEAGLGFNIRGGTDQPYIANDDGIFVTKIRDDGAAAKDGTLQLGDKILKINDQSVENVKHDTAVDLFIHAGNNVRLLVQQGAERAIMEKSDVSTNSRPEPEPESSFSTWTTVSIVVGAVLVAGVLYGFKYRGR